A genomic window from Pseudoalteromonas piratica includes:
- a CDS encoding DUF1365 domain-containing protein — MNSGIYRGQVRHRRFSPKPHSFSYNMYMLALDLNELDLVSDTSTLFSLKKFAPISFFQSDYVKGEPGNLKQRIASKVTQLGGNWDGTKVIFMGQCRNFGIYFSPANFFFCYNSDDECNTMLVEVSNTPWLERHYYLVDITKQQRTDKTFHVSPFMDLDMQYCWRVKAPNEKVLIHIENHKEEKVFDATVALTRCEFNRSNMLKTWLNTPAMTLKVVAGIYWQALKLFAKRIPFIAHPEARG; from the coding sequence ATGAATAGTGGCATTTACCGTGGCCAAGTAAGGCACCGTCGTTTTTCACCCAAGCCACATTCTTTTAGCTATAACATGTATATGCTTGCATTAGATTTAAATGAGCTAGACTTAGTTTCTGACACTAGTACTTTGTTTAGTTTAAAAAAGTTTGCCCCTATAAGTTTTTTTCAGAGTGATTATGTGAAAGGTGAACCGGGCAACTTAAAGCAACGTATTGCCAGTAAAGTTACACAGTTAGGTGGTAACTGGGATGGCACAAAAGTGATCTTTATGGGGCAATGTAGAAACTTTGGTATTTACTTCAGCCCTGCTAATTTTTTCTTTTGTTACAACAGTGATGACGAATGCAATACCATGCTTGTTGAGGTTTCAAACACACCATGGTTAGAACGTCATTACTACTTAGTAGACATAACTAAGCAACAGCGAACCGATAAAACGTTTCATGTTTCACCTTTTATGGATTTAGATATGCAGTATTGCTGGCGTGTTAAAGCGCCAAACGAAAAAGTACTGATACACATTGAAAACCATAAAGAGGAAAAAGTGTTTGACGCAACTGTAGCACTAACACGCTGTGAATTTAATCGTTCAAATATGCTTAAAACGTGGTTGAACACGCCAGCAATGACACTCAAGGTTGTAGCAGGCATTTATTGGCAAGCCCTTAAACTGTTTGCTAAACGCATCCCATTTATTGCGCACCCAGAGGCGAGAGGATAA
- a CDS encoding cryptochrome/photolyase family protein produces the protein MSTVYWIRRDFRLDDNPALFYALQQNCQHAVFITAYDTWREHNHSGIQIDFIERHLNWFSDQLTKLGIKVSFIECDTFDQQISQLSEFCQENNITSVVANSEPELREKIRDNKIAQQVNFTLYDADTILPYGSVLNKQNEMFKVFTPFKKAWINVLKQHGFEQRYLAAITVPSNELTKQSQFSLKYEKQDSSKWPLAHEFMQHVLPRFLNDKVIDYARDRDVPAIKGTSGISPYLTIGAISPKRLVYDLLSHYPYILEDIKAPIFTWLNELIWREFYRNLLLSFPELNKLHDFQSKFEGFNWPNDQAKFTAWCEAKTGFPIIDAAMRQLKQTGWMHNRLRMIVASFLTKHLLVDWRLGEAYFMQHLIDGDLAANSGGWQWAAGTGCDAQPYFRIFNPLTQSEKFDPDGSFIRKFLPELENVPVKYIHQPQTYLDSFGDNSYWPQIVDLKEARLQALDYYQKELNRDE, from the coding sequence ATGAGTACAGTTTATTGGATTCGACGGGATTTTCGTTTAGACGACAATCCCGCTTTATTTTATGCACTTCAACAAAATTGTCAGCATGCGGTGTTTATTACCGCATACGATACCTGGCGAGAACACAATCACTCCGGCATTCAAATCGATTTTATTGAACGACACTTAAATTGGTTTAGCGATCAACTTACCAAACTCGGAATTAAAGTGAGCTTTATTGAGTGCGATACGTTTGATCAGCAAATCTCCCAATTATCAGAGTTTTGTCAAGAAAATAACATCACATCCGTGGTGGCTAATAGCGAGCCAGAGTTACGCGAAAAAATACGTGACAACAAAATTGCACAACAAGTTAACTTCACGCTTTACGATGCTGACACCATTTTGCCTTATGGTTCAGTGCTCAATAAACAAAATGAAATGTTTAAAGTTTTTACGCCCTTCAAAAAAGCGTGGATAAATGTACTCAAGCAGCATGGTTTTGAACAACGTTATCTTGCTGCTATCACGGTGCCTTCAAACGAGTTAACAAAGCAGAGCCAGTTTTCGCTCAAGTATGAAAAGCAAGACTCAAGTAAATGGCCTCTCGCGCATGAATTTATGCAACACGTATTACCTCGCTTTCTAAATGATAAAGTTATCGACTACGCCCGCGATCGGGATGTGCCAGCAATTAAAGGCACCAGCGGTATCTCACCATACCTAACTATTGGCGCAATTAGCCCTAAGAGGTTGGTTTACGATTTACTTTCTCACTACCCATACATTTTAGAAGACATTAAAGCCCCTATTTTTACTTGGCTAAACGAACTGATTTGGCGAGAGTTTTATCGCAACTTGTTGCTGTCATTTCCTGAATTAAACAAATTACACGACTTTCAAAGCAAGTTTGAAGGCTTTAACTGGCCAAATGACCAAGCTAAATTTACCGCTTGGTGTGAGGCGAAAACAGGATTTCCAATTATCGATGCTGCGATGCGTCAACTTAAGCAAACGGGTTGGATGCACAACCGCTTGCGCATGATAGTAGCAAGTTTTCTAACCAAGCATTTATTAGTAGATTGGCGCTTGGGTGAAGCCTATTTTATGCAGCACTTGATTGATGGAGATCTGGCTGCAAATAGTGGTGGCTGGCAATGGGCTGCTGGTACAGGTTGTGATGCACAACCTTACTTCCGAATTTTCAATCCTTTAACTCAAAGTGAGAAGTTTGATCCTGACGGCAGTTTTATCCGTAAATTCTTACCTGAACTTGAAAATGTACCAGTAAAATATATTCACCAGCCACAAACATACTTAGACTCATTTGGTGATAACTCTTACTGGCCACAAATTGTCGATCTAAAAGAAGCGCGCCTTCAGGCGCTTGATTATTACCAAAAAGAGTTAAACCGAGATGAGTAA
- a CDS encoding sigma-70 family RNA polymerase sigma factor: protein MKHNASLDGKEIDSKTLSSWLIDIADKRDKRAFANLFKWFSPKIMGFGRKQFNNPAMASELLQETMTNVWRKAHLYNSEKGAATTWVYTVMRNISFDMLRKIQANHEDTLSDDIWPLAEAQNSDEHVFADHLMDKQIARYLNRLPDNQKQIVQGVYFQDLSQEQLAKNLNIPLGTVKSRLRLALTKLRQHIGADND from the coding sequence ATGAAGCATAATGCAAGTTTAGATGGGAAAGAAATAGACAGTAAAACGTTATCAAGCTGGCTTATTGATATAGCTGATAAGCGTGATAAACGGGCATTTGCAAACCTCTTCAAGTGGTTTTCACCCAAGATAATGGGGTTTGGTCGTAAGCAATTCAACAACCCGGCGATGGCATCTGAGTTGCTTCAAGAAACAATGACCAATGTATGGCGTAAAGCGCATCTCTACAACTCAGAGAAAGGTGCTGCCACTACATGGGTTTACACGGTGATGCGTAATATTAGTTTTGATATGTTAAGAAAGATTCAAGCTAATCATGAAGACACATTAAGTGATGATATTTGGCCTCTCGCAGAAGCGCAAAATTCAGACGAACATGTATTTGCTGATCACTTGATGGACAAACAAATTGCTCGTTATTTGAATCGTTTGCCTGACAATCAAAAACAAATCGTACAGGGAGTCTACTTTCAAGACTTATCCCAAGAACAGCTTGCGAAAAATTTAAATATACCACTTGGCACCGTTAAATCGCGCTTGCGTTTAGCATTGACTAAATTGAGACAGCACATAGGAGCAGACAATGATTAA
- a CDS encoding nuclear transport factor 2 family protein, giving the protein MSNTQHIDDFLAMYNKLDKSNLDLLEDIYHQDVVFIDPLHRIEGLSALTKYFSNLYENLDAGRFEVTRVLQQDNAVSLYWTMYFSHSKIKSGKEVSFEGNSFLEYQDNKVILHRDYFNAADMLYQHIPVLGGLINLVKKRATA; this is encoded by the coding sequence ATGAGTAACACGCAACATATTGATGATTTTTTAGCTATGTATAATAAGTTGGACAAGTCCAACTTAGATTTACTTGAGGATATCTATCATCAAGATGTTGTATTTATTGATCCGCTTCATCGAATTGAAGGTTTATCTGCGCTTACCAAATATTTTTCTAACCTCTATGAGAATTTAGATGCAGGCCGATTTGAAGTAACGAGAGTGCTACAACAAGACAATGCTGTAAGCCTTTACTGGACCATGTATTTTTCCCATAGCAAAATAAAATCAGGCAAAGAAGTGTCATTTGAAGGTAACAGCTTTCTTGAATATCAAGATAATAAAGTGATACTCCATCGCGACTACTTCAATGCCGCAGACATGCTCTATCAACACATTCCTGTGTTAGGTGGACTTATTAACCTTGTTAAAAAGCGGGCAACAGCATGA
- a CDS encoding SDR family NAD(P)-dependent oxidoreductase, whose protein sequence is MNTVLITGASSGIGESLAKYYAEQGFCVYACGRNQEKLTALSQQHSQITPLAFDLNDKAAIFGALDKNVKLDHIILNAGTCEYIDNAKQFDGDLFARVINTNLISVGYCLEAWLPQLNSGGQLGLMSSSAVYVPLTRAEAYGASKAGVSYLAKTLSIDLASNNIGVSCIHPGFVETPLTDKNDFPMPSRITSVQAAQAIYLGMKQKRYDIHFPRRFTLVLKTFALLPFFIWRKLAIRMIKE, encoded by the coding sequence ATGAATACGGTTCTAATCACAGGGGCGTCCTCTGGCATTGGTGAGTCGTTAGCAAAATATTACGCAGAACAAGGCTTTTGTGTTTATGCCTGTGGCAGGAACCAAGAAAAATTGACTGCTTTATCGCAACAGCATAGCCAAATCACGCCACTCGCGTTCGACTTAAATGACAAAGCCGCTATTTTTGGCGCATTGGACAAAAACGTAAAACTTGATCACATTATTCTCAATGCAGGTACCTGTGAGTATATTGATAATGCCAAGCAATTTGATGGCGATTTGTTTGCAAGAGTAATTAATACTAACCTTATTTCAGTAGGTTATTGTTTAGAAGCTTGGTTGCCTCAGTTAAACTCAGGTGGTCAGTTAGGATTAATGAGCTCAAGTGCAGTTTATGTTCCCCTAACGCGTGCCGAAGCTTATGGCGCATCAAAAGCGGGCGTTAGCTACCTTGCTAAAACCCTAAGTATCGATTTAGCGAGCAATAATATTGGTGTGAGTTGTATTCACCCGGGGTTTGTTGAAACCCCATTAACGGATAAAAATGATTTTCCGATGCCTAGTCGCATCACCAGTGTTCAAGCTGCACAAGCTATTTATCTTGGTATGAAGCAAAAACGTTATGATATTCATTTTCCAAGAAGATTTACTTTAGTGCTTAAAACATTTGCACTTTTACCCTTTTTTATATGGCGCAAACTCGCAATAAGGATGATTAAAGAATGA
- a CDS encoding DUF3833 domain-containing protein, with the protein MKQLLLLTLFTFLVACSSPDINDYANTTPSLKLEEFFNGKLTAHGVVLDRSGALTRRFSVDLVGTWQGNKGKLEEWFVYDDGEKQTRTWYLENQGNGNYKGTANDVVGTAMGTAKGSALYWRYQLVIEYQGEPLEVTLDDWMFLINENRLINRTEIIKFGFKVGEVILTIEKES; encoded by the coding sequence ATGAAGCAACTTTTATTGCTGACACTTTTTACTTTTTTAGTTGCCTGTTCGAGCCCTGATATCAATGATTATGCTAACACCACACCCAGTCTCAAATTAGAGGAGTTTTTCAATGGTAAGCTCACGGCTCATGGTGTTGTACTTGATAGAAGTGGCGCCCTTACCCGTCGCTTCAGTGTTGATTTAGTTGGCACATGGCAAGGTAATAAAGGTAAATTAGAAGAATGGTTTGTTTACGATGACGGTGAAAAACAAACACGTACTTGGTACTTAGAAAACCAAGGAAATGGAAACTACAAAGGCACCGCCAATGATGTGGTAGGTACCGCAATGGGCACAGCAAAGGGCTCTGCGCTTTATTGGCGCTACCAATTAGTGATTGAGTACCAAGGTGAACCACTTGAAGTAACCTTAGATGATTGGATGTTTTTAATAAATGAAAACCGCTTAATCAACCGCACTGAAATTATCAAATTTGGTTTCAAAGTAGGTGAAGTTATTCTTACTATTGAGAAAGAATCGTAA
- a CDS encoding chalcone isomerase family protein, producing MFKRLLIACLFLVPSSFAIQTNQLVKYGEGEMKVLFWELYKAELFGSKSAYSFDDKQLALKITYYRDIDKVDLIEATADQWQHIGVAHQNIPLWLDELATIWPNIKKNDMLIVTRNKDNSASFFNDKGLLGTVKDPDFGNAFLNIWLSEKTTRPKLREKLIGEAR from the coding sequence ATGTTTAAACGATTACTAATAGCTTGTCTTTTTCTGGTTCCTAGTTCATTTGCCATTCAAACAAACCAACTTGTTAAATACGGTGAAGGTGAAATGAAAGTGCTTTTTTGGGAGCTGTATAAAGCCGAATTATTTGGCAGCAAAAGTGCTTACTCGTTTGATGATAAACAACTTGCACTAAAAATTACTTATTATCGCGATATCGACAAAGTTGATTTGATTGAAGCGACTGCTGATCAATGGCAACACATTGGTGTGGCTCATCAAAATATACCATTGTGGTTAGATGAACTTGCAACGATTTGGCCAAATATTAAAAAAAACGATATGTTGATTGTGACTCGCAATAAAGATAACAGTGCCAGCTTTTTCAATGACAAAGGACTACTTGGCACAGTTAAAGATCCTGACTTTGGCAATGCATTTTTAAATATCTGGTTATCAGAAAAAACAACTCGTCCCAAATTACGAGAAAAGCTAATTGGAGAAGCCAGATGA
- a CDS encoding UDP-2,3-diacylglucosamine diphosphatase, producing the protein MAKQYYSCIWISDVHLGYKDCKADFLLDFLTNTECDVLYLVGDIIDLWSMKRQFYWQPSHYQVLECIRHKANSGTRVIYIPGNHDDTFRAYVGEAFMNVEVHKSFIHTAKTGKRFLLVHGDDFDSATRYSKLISIIGDNAYDFLLFLNRWHNRVRRLFGSHYWSLASWIKNRIHKAKQAIAAFENAAVHEAKKQGVDGIICGHIHQPDIKKIDGVLYCNDGDWIENCTVLVEDEAGRIELLHWSDIQTSLKVVDLAQPKEVKAA; encoded by the coding sequence ATGGCGAAGCAATATTATTCTTGCATTTGGATTTCGGATGTTCACTTAGGTTACAAAGACTGTAAGGCGGATTTCTTACTGGATTTTTTAACCAACACTGAATGTGATGTGCTTTACTTGGTTGGCGATATTATTGATTTATGGTCGATGAAACGGCAGTTTTATTGGCAACCAAGCCATTATCAAGTGCTCGAATGTATTCGTCATAAAGCAAATTCAGGCACTCGAGTTATTTATATCCCTGGAAATCATGATGACACCTTTCGTGCTTATGTCGGTGAAGCGTTTATGAATGTCGAAGTGCATAAAAGTTTTATCCATACAGCAAAAACTGGAAAGCGCTTTTTATTGGTGCATGGCGATGATTTTGACTCAGCAACACGTTATAGCAAGTTGATTAGTATTATAGGTGATAATGCCTATGACTTTTTATTGTTTCTTAATCGCTGGCATAACCGCGTTCGTCGCTTATTTGGTAGCCATTATTGGTCGCTTGCATCATGGATTAAAAATCGTATTCATAAAGCGAAACAGGCAATAGCAGCCTTTGAAAATGCCGCAGTGCACGAAGCCAAAAAACAAGGAGTGGATGGGATTATTTGCGGTCATATTCACCAACCGGACATAAAAAAAATAGATGGTGTTTTGTATTGCAATGATGGTGACTGGATCGAGAATTGTACTGTGCTGGTGGAAGATGAAGCCGGCCGAATAGAGTTGTTACATTGGTCTGATATTCAAACCAGTTTAAAGGTGGTTGATTTAGCTCAGCCCAAAGAAGTAAAGGCAGCTTAA
- a CDS encoding ChrR family anti-sigma-E factor, with product MIKHHPQLSLLKTYCAGELPAAISVIIAAHIELCPHCQQQVEALTTKVAKEAFTYTHEEDFEQTDLLEVDFASMIDDITLDDGIDEISVAEPLEVTLNQDNYYLPQVLRNLDLSSWASLGKLSRSRVALDDANLHTSLLHIDADGSVPEHTHNGFEITLLLDGSFKDEMGEYTKGDFIWLDGKHTHNPITEHGCLCLTVSSDSLHFTQGLSKLLNPIGKFIY from the coding sequence ATGATTAAGCATCACCCACAACTTTCACTGCTCAAGACCTATTGTGCAGGTGAATTACCAGCAGCAATTTCCGTGATTATTGCTGCACATATCGAGTTATGCCCTCATTGCCAGCAACAAGTTGAAGCACTTACAACAAAAGTTGCTAAAGAGGCATTTACTTACACACATGAAGAAGATTTCGAACAAACTGACCTTTTGGAAGTTGATTTTGCCAGCATGATTGATGATATCACGCTCGATGATGGTATCGACGAGATTTCGGTTGCAGAGCCGCTAGAAGTTACACTAAACCAAGATAACTATTACTTACCGCAGGTACTGCGCAATTTGGACTTAAGTAGTTGGGCCAGCCTTGGAAAGCTTTCTCGTTCGCGAGTAGCACTCGATGATGCTAATTTGCACACAAGTTTACTCCATATTGACGCTGACGGCTCAGTACCAGAACATACTCACAATGGCTTTGAAATTACACTATTATTAGATGGTAGTTTTAAAGACGAAATGGGCGAGTACACTAAAGGTGACTTTATTTGGTTGGATGGTAAACATACTCACAACCCAATAACTGAACATGGTTGCTTGTGTTTAACCGTTTCAAGTGACTCTTTGCACTTCACGCAAGGATTGAGCAAATTACTTAATCCTATTGGTAAATTTATTTACTAG
- a CDS encoding NAD(P)/FAD-dependent oxidoreductase: protein MKRIAIIGSGISGLTCAYLLSKKYEITLFEKNDYIGGHTATVDIEYNGEKHAIDTGFIVCNNKTYPNFLKLLSQIGVAYKDTEMSFSVHNVQSQMEYNGHGLNSLFAQRSNLLKPSFWFLIKDILRFNKLCKQLHQTDIDPSLTLGDFLDTHAFNDFFCQHYILPMGAAIWSTSLQEMRDFELKFFVRFFYNHGLLNISDRPQWHVIKGGSREYVKPLTRHFADKIRLNSDIKQVTRNDNGVSLEFADGSVELFDEVVFACHSDQALMLLGDANEQEKSVLGNIPYSENEVVLHTDINMLPKRKLAWASWNYRLDSNNPRPAAVTYNMNILQGLRTDTTFCVTLNQTDQIEKSKILRSFIYHHPVFNKQSMAAQQQRDTICGQNNTHFCGAYWYNGFHEDGVRSALDVAKRFGCEL, encoded by the coding sequence ATGAAAAGAATAGCCATTATTGGCAGCGGTATCTCTGGACTTACCTGCGCTTACTTACTATCAAAAAAATACGAAATCACCCTTTTTGAGAAAAATGATTATATTGGTGGTCACACCGCTACCGTCGATATTGAGTACAATGGCGAAAAACACGCTATAGACACAGGCTTTATTGTTTGTAATAACAAGACTTACCCAAACTTTTTAAAGCTGTTATCGCAAATTGGCGTTGCATACAAAGACACCGAAATGAGTTTTAGTGTTCATAATGTGCAAAGTCAAATGGAGTACAATGGCCATGGCCTCAATTCCCTATTTGCACAGCGTTCTAACCTGTTAAAACCTAGTTTTTGGTTTTTAATTAAAGACATTCTCCGATTCAATAAACTGTGTAAGCAGTTACATCAAACCGACATTGATCCTTCGCTCACTCTGGGCGATTTTTTAGATACCCATGCTTTTAATGATTTCTTTTGTCAGCACTATATCTTACCTATGGGAGCGGCTATTTGGTCCACCAGCTTACAAGAGATGCGTGATTTTGAACTCAAGTTTTTTGTTCGCTTTTTCTATAACCATGGCTTATTAAACATTAGTGACAGACCACAATGGCATGTAATTAAAGGTGGCTCTCGTGAATACGTTAAACCCTTAACGCGCCATTTTGCGGATAAAATTCGACTCAACAGTGATATAAAGCAAGTCACTCGAAACGACAACGGCGTCTCGTTAGAGTTTGCCGATGGTAGCGTAGAGCTGTTTGACGAAGTAGTTTTCGCATGCCATTCAGATCAAGCTTTAATGTTACTTGGTGATGCAAATGAACAAGAAAAGTCCGTTCTAGGTAACATTCCTTACAGTGAAAATGAAGTTGTGCTTCACACTGATATAAACATGCTGCCAAAACGTAAACTGGCTTGGGCTAGTTGGAACTACCGATTAGACAGTAATAATCCCCGACCTGCTGCGGTTACCTACAATATGAACATACTGCAAGGTCTTAGAACAGATACAACATTCTGTGTCACGCTTAATCAAACTGATCAAATCGAAAAGAGTAAAATTTTACGTTCGTTTATCTATCACCACCCGGTGTTTAATAAGCAAAGCATGGCGGCCCAACAACAACGTGACACTATTTGCGGTCAAAATAACACGCATTTTTGCGGGGCATACTGGTACAACGGTTTTCATGAAGATGGTGTGCGCAGTGCGTTAGATGTCGCCAAGCGTTTCGGTTGTGAGTTATAA
- a CDS encoding YbgA family protein, with protein sequence MTADKDKIVLGISACLTGDQVRFDKSHKKSDFCVNQLGKFVEYQKFCPEVAVGLPIPRPTIRQIKREDMIHVSRPDGSMDVTDKMNDYATKAASKMANLSGFVFMKGSPSCGMERVKVYYDHGKGCEHDGVGLFAKQVMALNPNLPCEENGRLNDPHLRENFVLRVFTYKKWQNLVASGLSKHKLTTFHSQQKYLVMSHNVAAYKALGNLLGEKHDLPIEELAEQYISMLMQALKKPASRKNHTNTLQHLQGYFKKHLTKQNKQELSENIIAYHDGLVPLMVPLTLINHHLQNYPNEYLANQAYLDPYPKDLRLRYGL encoded by the coding sequence ATGACTGCAGATAAGGATAAAATTGTTCTAGGTATAAGCGCCTGCTTAACTGGCGATCAGGTTCGCTTTGATAAAAGCCATAAAAAGTCTGACTTTTGCGTAAATCAGCTTGGCAAATTTGTTGAGTACCAAAAATTCTGCCCTGAAGTCGCTGTTGGACTGCCGATACCACGACCTACCATTAGACAAATAAAACGCGAAGACATGATCCATGTCTCTCGCCCTGATGGCTCTATGGACGTCACTGACAAAATGAATGATTACGCTACGAAAGCAGCGAGTAAAATGGCTAATTTAAGTGGCTTTGTATTCATGAAAGGCAGTCCAAGTTGTGGCATGGAACGTGTTAAAGTTTATTACGACCACGGTAAAGGGTGTGAGCACGATGGTGTTGGATTGTTTGCTAAGCAAGTAATGGCGCTTAACCCCAATTTACCATGTGAAGAAAATGGTCGCTTAAATGACCCTCACCTTCGCGAAAACTTCGTATTGCGCGTGTTTACTTACAAAAAGTGGCAAAACTTGGTTGCTTCAGGGCTTTCAAAACACAAACTAACCACTTTTCACAGCCAGCAAAAATATCTAGTAATGAGCCATAATGTGGCTGCTTACAAAGCACTTGGTAACTTACTTGGTGAAAAGCATGATTTACCGATTGAAGAGTTAGCTGAACAATATATATCGATGCTAATGCAAGCACTCAAAAAGCCAGCTTCACGTAAAAACCATACAAATACCTTACAACACTTGCAGGGCTATTTTAAAAAGCACTTAACTAAACAAAACAAGCAAGAGCTAAGCGAAAATATCATCGCCTATCACGATGGTTTAGTGCCATTAATGGTGCCGTTAACGTTAATCAACCACCATTTACAAAACTACCCTAACGAATACTTAGCTAATCAAGCTTACTTAGACCCTTATCCGAAAGATTTAAGGCTCAGATACGGACTTTAA
- a CDS encoding SAM-dependent methyltransferase has protein sequence MEQQSTSSANITQENDLSWFTSRCRSLVLNALNKIENAGLEIEENGQITFLGNENSELRGKLIVLDPSLYVDFIKGGSIAAAEAYIAKKWTSPNLTELIRVFARCGETLDSVEANKSLLTKLKNFLFHWGNANTQSGSKKNILAHYDLGNELYTRFLDSTMMYSSAIYSNDATDLHAAQLNKLKTICDKLKLSPNDHLIEIGTGWGGLAIFAAKNYGCKVTTTTISDAQYEYAVERVKQEGLEDKITLLKKDYRLLEGKYDKLVSIEMIEAVGHKFMAEFFAKCNSLLKDSGLMLIQAITILDARYEHYRSNVDFIQRYIFPGGCLPSNAVMNQHIAEQTNMMIDNVQDIGLHYARTLYDWRMKFDNAWSELTQFGFDEQFKRLWHFYLCYCEGAFIERVISTHQLVMRKPHYRDQDDQEVLAY, from the coding sequence ATGGAGCAGCAAAGCACCAGCTCAGCAAATATAACACAAGAAAATGATTTATCGTGGTTCACATCACGCTGCCGATCACTTGTATTGAATGCACTCAACAAAATAGAAAATGCCGGTCTTGAAATTGAAGAAAACGGACAAATCACATTCCTCGGCAATGAAAACAGTGAACTGCGTGGCAAGTTAATCGTATTAGATCCAAGCCTTTACGTCGATTTTATTAAAGGCGGAAGTATCGCTGCTGCAGAAGCTTACATCGCAAAAAAATGGACATCACCAAACCTAACCGAGCTCATTCGTGTGTTTGCCCGTTGCGGTGAAACGCTTGATTCTGTTGAAGCTAATAAATCATTGCTGACAAAACTTAAAAATTTCCTGTTTCACTGGGGCAATGCTAATACCCAGTCAGGCTCTAAAAAGAACATTCTCGCTCATTATGATTTAGGTAACGAGCTATACACTCGCTTTTTAGACAGTACCATGATGTACTCTAGCGCGATCTACTCAAATGACGCGACCGATTTACACGCAGCTCAACTGAACAAACTGAAAACGATTTGTGACAAATTAAAGCTGTCGCCTAACGATCACTTAATCGAAATTGGCACTGGTTGGGGTGGTCTTGCTATTTTTGCAGCGAAAAATTATGGCTGTAAAGTTACCACAACCACCATTTCTGATGCACAGTACGAATATGCCGTAGAGCGAGTTAAGCAAGAAGGTTTAGAAGACAAAATCACTCTGCTGAAAAAAGATTACCGTTTACTTGAAGGTAAGTACGATAAACTCGTTTCTATTGAAATGATCGAAGCTGTTGGTCATAAGTTTATGGCGGAATTTTTTGCAAAGTGTAATAGCTTATTAAAAGATTCTGGTTTAATGCTTATTCAAGCCATCACAATTTTAGATGCGCGATACGAACACTACCGCAGTAACGTGGACTTTATTCAGCGATACATTTTCCCAGGTGGCTGTTTGCCTTCGAATGCGGTTATGAATCAGCATATTGCTGAACAAACCAATATGATGATCGACAACGTGCAAGATATTGGCTTGCACTATGCACGAACTCTATACGATTGGCGTATGAAATTCGACAACGCCTGGTCTGAACTCACTCAGTTTGGTTTTGACGAGCAATTTAAGCGCTTGTGGCATTTCTATTTATGTTACTGCGAAGGGGCATTTATAGAGCGTGTGATTAGTACCCACCAGCTTGTTATGCGCAAGCCTCATTATCGCGATCAAGATGACCAAGAAGTTCTGGCTTACTAA
- a CDS encoding DUF2878 domain-containing protein: MTKKFWLTNLVLFQLAWFCCALLTANASWLTPLIVALHFLLSPTKRSDAKLLPFAFFGCVVDYILFQLNVINFAEQQFPIWLLCLWVMFVLSVNHSLKWLSNCKLWLISIIGAIGGALSYLGAIKFSAINTSLSLLSLFLVYALIWALLLPALIVFQGKFVELKQN, translated from the coding sequence ATGACCAAGAAGTTCTGGCTTACTAACCTTGTTTTATTCCAGCTAGCTTGGTTTTGCTGTGCGCTACTCACAGCAAATGCCAGCTGGCTGACTCCGCTAATCGTAGCACTACATTTCCTTTTATCGCCCACCAAGCGAAGCGACGCAAAATTATTACCATTTGCATTTTTCGGTTGTGTGGTTGATTACATACTCTTTCAATTGAATGTGATCAATTTTGCAGAACAGCAATTTCCTATTTGGCTACTCTGTTTGTGGGTAATGTTTGTACTTTCCGTTAATCATTCACTTAAATGGCTTAGCAACTGCAAACTATGGCTAATCAGTATAATTGGTGCGATTGGCGGTGCATTAAGCTACCTTGGTGCAATTAAGTTTTCAGCCATTAATACTTCACTCAGCTTATTATCTCTCTTTTTAGTCTACGCCCTCATTTGGGCACTACTATTACCTGCACTGATCGTTTTTCAAGGAAAGTTCGTAGAATTAAAACAAAACTAA